ACCGTTTCCGGTAACTGAGGTTGAGCTATCGATACACGGTTCTGTACATCGACTGCGGCAATATCTTTGTCCCGTGATGGGTCAAAGGTGATGGTAATTGTACTAGTACCAGAGTTACTACTGCTGGAGGTCATGTACTTCATACCTTGAACGCCGTTAATTTGACGCTCTAAGATACTCGTCACCGTATTTTCGACAACTTCCGCACTAGCACCAACGTAGTTAGCATTGACAATAATTTGCGTTGGACTAATTTCTGGATAGCGATCGGTAGGTAGAGTAGGTATACTGATCGCACCTACCAGCAAAATAATAATGGCGCAGACACTTGTAAATACAGGTCGCCTGATAAAGAAGTCAACAAACATGGAATTTTAGGGAGTGGGGAATGGTGAGTGGGGAGTGGTGAGTGGGTAATGGGTAATGGGAAGAAGATTTCCTTCTCTACCCCTACTCCCTACTCCCCACTCCCTTTTACTAAGATTCAGGAACAATAGGAACGCCATCACGTAGGTTTAGCAGTCCTGACGTAATGATTGTGTCATTGGGCTGTAGTCCTGAGATGACTTGGTAATTATTGCCTCTGATGTCGCCTAGTTGCACTCGCTTTTGCCGCGCTACTAGTTGGGAATTTCCTTGGGGTGATTTTTCCGTTTGTGTTACATAAACAAAAGTTTCCCCCGCTATGCGAGTAACGGCTGTGGTTGGGACTAAAACTCCTGTACGTTGACTCCAAATAATCCTTGCCCGTACTAGTTGGTCTGCTCTTAGTTGACCATTTGTGTTGTTATACAAGGCTTTTACCAGAATGGATTGTGTATCATTACTGGCATTGGGAGCGATGAAAAATACTCTACTATTCCCTATTACTTGACCTTGGGTGTTCATAATCTCTACAGGCATTCCCTGACGTAATTGGGGGCCTCGTTCTAGTGGAACAGAGATATTAACTTCTAGAGGTCGGTTTTGTGTGATGGTTAATAAAGGTGTGGAAGTATTAACAAAATCACCTATTTTGACTGGGATATTACCTACAGTGCCTTCAAAGGGAGCGGTGATTCTGTAATACTGGAGTTGAACTTGTTGTTGTTCGGTGTTGGCTTGGGCTTGTTGTATGGATTTTTGTGCCTGAGCTATAGTAGCTCTTTGGGCTTGAATTCTAGATTCTATGGCGTTGAGATTCGCTTTAGCTGTGGCTAATCTGTTAGCATACTGCTCTTTGGTTTGTCTAGATACTGCCCCTTGATCAGCCAAGCTGGTATACCTGTCGTAATCCTGCTGATTTAATTGCACATCAGCAACATTGGATAATCTTTCCGCTTCTAAAGATTTCAGGGTAGCTTGAGCATTTAATAATTCCGCTTGGGCTGCTTGGGTTGCAGCATTATTACCGGTGACGGCTGCTTGTTGCTGTCTAGGGTCGATTTGAATGACGGCTGCACCAGATGCGATCGCATCTCCAGATCGCACAAATATCTGGCTAACTTGCCCCTGTACTCTCGGCTGGAGCGTTACAGAACGCCGAGACTCTAAAGTAGCAACAAAATCTGTACTTTCTTCTATAGTGCCGACTTGTATCGGTGATGTCTTGACTCTTACCCCTGGCGGTTGAGCATTAGCATTAGGAGGTGGGCTTGCTGGAGTAAGTAACCGCCAAGCTATAGCTGCTCCACCCCCTAATATTAAGATGGCAGCTAACAATAACCAAGGCCACCGTTGTTGCTTAGGAGGTAACTCACGGGATACCTGGGGAATACTGTCCTGAAAATCAGTTTGAGGCTCAGGGGATGACATGGCTTACAGCGAACCTTAGAGCTAATTTTTTAAATAAAACAAGGATTGATATGTTGGCGCTAAAAACTATTAATTTTGCATGAAGTCACAGAAAAAATTTTGTGTTAGCTCATCCAAAATATACTCTTTTTATGATTTCGCCAATCTACCTTAAGGTGGGTGATTAAATCTAGGTTACAAATATTGAGTAGGTATTGTCTTTTCCATTATTGCGGAAATTATTCTAATCTTGCGGTCATTTTGTAATGTTCTAGTTAATCACTAATATAAAACCATACTGAGATTTTGTAAAAAATAAATTTACTAACTATATATTAGTCATGAAAAATTATTTGATGAGTTAGAAAAAATCTTGAGATAAATCAGAAAAAGTCATTTTTTTATAACAAACAAATGAGGAATGTCATTGATCATTAGTCATTAGTCATTAGTTTTTCTCCTCATCTCCCTCATCTCCCCCTACTCCTTCATCTCCCCCCACTCCCCACTTCCTGCAACAACATCTCCTCGAAAACCTTAGAAAGTCCAGTTTGAAAACGTTGACGATGTTTGAGTTTGTAGAATGGGCGAATAATTTGGGCGTTAATATTCTTCTCGTTTCTGTCATCTATCACACGAATTGCCCGTAGAGTTCCTAATTGAATTTCTTTTTGTACCATCAATTCGGAAATACCAATTGCACCTACACCTGATTCAATGGCAGCCTTGGTCATTTCTCCACTATTGAATACTAAAATGACGTTCAATTCGCTTAAGTTAATCCCCCAATTTTGTAAAGCTTCTTCAAAGCGCTGTTGCGTTCCAGAACCAGGTTCTCGCATTACCCAAGGAGTTTGAGTTAGTTCGCCGATTTCTATTTCTTGTTTTTCAAACCAAGGATGATTTTTGCCGACGACAATTTGTAGGCGATCGCTACCAATAATTTCGTATTCTAGATTATTCTGTAATTCTGCTTTAACATCACCTTCCACCAAACCCAAATCAAACTGTCCCATTGCTGTACCCACAGAAATAGTCTCTGCATTAGCTAGAGTACAGTTAACCGTAATACCTGGGTATTTACTTTTAAATTCACTAATCTTACTCGGTAGCCAATAGTTACCAATGGTGAGGCTTGACCCTAATTTCAATTCTCCTCGTTGCAGATTATTCAATTCTCGTAATCCCCGTTCAGTTAGCCTCACTTGGTCGAGAATTTTCTTTGCTTCTATTTGTAATAACTTCCCCGCCTCCGCAATTTCGATGTGGCGACCAATACGGTGAAACAGTTTCACCCCGTATTCCTGCTCTAAGTTATGAATTGCAGCACTAACGGCGGGTTGAGTAATATAAAGCTCCTCTGCTGCACGGGTAAAGTGTAAATGTTCTGCAACGGCGAGAAAGATTTTTAGCTGTTCAAGTGTCATTCCTGCCATTTTGTATATCTCTAAAACCTGTTGTCAAAAAGCTTCCTACGGAACACTATGCGAATAATTAGTTTAAAACTTGGATTTTGATGAATTTAGAAGATTGTATCCTTTACTACTTTTGTCGAAACTTATAACTTGTATTTATCATTTTGACAAAGAAAAGCATTTGCTCCTATCGATTAGGTTGTCTAAAGTATAAATCAATCCAGCTTGAGACACCAGCCTTTAGTAATAAAGACAAATTTTATCTGTCTTAACTAGAATGTCATGCTGAAAAATAACACTTTCTGAATTAGAAATAAAGGATATCCATACAATGAACAGATAAATTGATTGTTATAGAAACTTAACTTTTAATTCTTTTAGCTGTGATTACTAGTGAGCTATTTTTGTGGATTTTTAATATGAATAATCAGCTATCACATAGAGAGCGTAAGAGTTGGTAATTAGTAATAAGCGCAGTTCAAATAGATAAGCACTAATAAATACACACACAATTAATGCACCTACGCAAAAGCTTATGGTTCAATACATTGGGATTTTATCTCGATAGGTGAACAGTAAAATCCAGGGATATATTTTAGATTTTTTAGTTTGGCTATTTTTAAATTACTGCATTCATCGTACTTGTTTTACAAACATATCTGCATTAAAATAAAACTTGCAAAATGAGTAAACAAAATAAATATTTCTTGAGAGCGCGAGTATCTAACCCGTGGCAGATTATTTGGAAAGATATTTGCCGTTATTCTGCTGTTTTGGGAAGGAAAGCCTCCTTGATTATCAGGGAATTATTGATGTTATTAAAGCCAAAAAATACAGAAGAACTAGAAGAGAAAAAAAAGGCGGCAAGATTAAATCCGTCAAGAGTACGTGATCATTTAGCAAACGAACGTACTTACTTAGCTTGGATGCGAACAGGGATAGCCCTTTTAGGTTTTGGTGTTGTGATTGTGCGTTTACGTGCTTTTCAACCACCCCTAGTCCCTCGTCCTGGTAATGGCTGGAAATTAGGTTTAGTTTTTTCTTTGGTAGGTTTACTCACTGTGTGGTTATCAACAGGGCATTATTTTACTGTGCGTCGTGATATCGAGGAAGACACTTACGAACCGGCAGACCGTTGGATAATTCTTTTTAGCCTAGCTGTGATGCTTTTGGGTGCTGGGGTTGTTTATTTTGTGTTTACAAGTCCTTTAGATCCCCTCAGTCCCGTTATCCCGGAGTAATTATAAAGTCAGTTGTCAGTTGTCCATTGTCATTGGTCAATAGTCCATAGTCCATAGTCAAAAGGTAGGATTCAGTTGACAGGAGGCAGAATTTTTGATTTTTGATTTTTGAATTGATTTCTCCCTCTCCCCCGTCTCCCTACTTTCCGCAAAAGGAAGTAGGGAGTTTTCTAATTGACTTCGTACTTATTACTTATTTACGCTTATAGCCCTACTTTCAGAGTTAACATTACGATACAGATGTATCCTCTGGAGCATTGTGACACGTAATAATAATATATTCTTGCTGCTTTTAACGCTTTGTTGCCTTCTTCGCCAACGATGATTATGGTTGAATTTGATGAACAGCTACGCTGCTTAGTTACCCAAGCCTGTGGACATCCACCCGGAAGCCCTCAGCGTCAAAAGCTGCTCACGCAAATTATTCGCTTGACTTCCCGTAAACTTTGGAGAGAAAACACCTCATACTATCAAGACGCACTGCAACAAACTTGGTTGTATTTTTGTCGCAATGTTTGTGAAGGTTTGACAGGACAGAAGTATGATCCTACCTATGGTAGTGTGATTACCTGGTTAAACGCCTATTTAAAGCGCAGGTTACAAGACTTTTACCTCAACCAGAACAAAGAACAAGCGACAACAGTACCTTTAAGAGTCCGCCAATCTAAATCAGGTGACAGTAGTGAAGTTATTGATCCTGTAGAAAATTTGGCTGCTGCGCCCGAAGCACCACCAATTTTGGAGGAGTTGGAAACTTGGGTAAATACAGACTCAAGTGGAGAACTACGCGGGACTCATGTTAAAGGCCGTCCTGATGTAAACTGTCAGGTACTAATCCTCAAACGCTTACCCCCTGAAGTGAGTTGGAAAGACTTGTCTGAGCAATTTGGACTACCTATTCCCACCTTGAGTAGTTTCTATCAACGTCAGTGTTTACCACGGTTAAAGAAATTTGCTGAGTCAGAAGGTTTAATTTAAAAATTAACTAATAAATCTTGGCGGCAAATAAATAAGTGTAGAGATTCACAAATATACGTCCCTATATAAATCTATTTGTCGCCTTTTTTTTAATGGCTATTCTGGTTTCAATTTACTGAAATGAAGTATATATAGCAGATTGCGATCGCCAATGGCGGGGCGTAGCCCATCGCGCCAATATAGTCACAGATAGGGAGAATCAGCGTAAAATTTATATAAGGTCAAATAGCATAATCAATTATGAATATCCACATTCGGCCGGAACTAGAAAAAATTATCCAAGCGCAAATTGCAACTGGTAGATATGATACTGCTGAAAATGTAATTAGTAAAGCTTTAAAGTTACTTTTAGAGTGGGATAAAGGTTATCAAGAGTGGGTAAATGAAACAAAGGAAAAAGTTGATATTGCTATTAAGCAATTGGATAGAGGGGAAGGTATTGATGGAGAGGTTGTAATTGAACAGTTACGAAATAAGTTGCGTCAAGCCAGAGAAACGCAAGGATGACAATATATATTATCTTACCTGAAGCCAGTAGAGATTTAGTAGAAATTATTGATTATTTTGACAATTCACACTCATTCAGGCTTGATATCGAATTCATCATCTTTTCCAATTTCCGTAAAATCTTGAATTAAAGCAAAAAGTTCTTCTGTTTTTTGTAGCATTGGAGAATTGGTTTGTTTATCAATATCTCTCAGCTTTTCAATATTATTAAACAAAGTTTTATCAAAATACCATGCCTTTGTTCTTGCACTTGCAAATAGCCTCTGCCTAATTTTGAGTTTACTCTTATCTTCAATTAACTGCTGGATATATTGAAGTGTATTTTCAGCTATTTTGAGAGCTTGGTTATGTTCTATTACTACAGGACGTTTTCTAGCTTTACGATTACGAAGACGTTTTTGTTTGCCTTCAATCTGCTCTTTTAACGCCTGAATTATTTGTTCAGCCTGTTCTTTCTTTTTTTCGTTCATCTCATGTATTCTCTGCTTTCTAAGTTCAGAAATACTTAGAGATTTCCTCTCAGGATATTTTTCCAGATAAACCGCTATGGCTTGTTCTTGATATTGCTTTATGTTATTGTCTATTTTAAAAGTATTGGCAAATAACTCAACTAACAATTGTACAGTTTCTTTATTTTGAGCAGCCCATATATAAAGCGGACTACTTTGTATGTACTTACGTATAATATGTGACCTATTTTCTCGACGGCTTTGATAATAGGCTTTCTTATTTTCTCTCTCTTCTGGTGAATCTTTACCAGCCCTTTCTATAAATTTATTTTCCAAGTCATACAATTTATCATCATGGATACTAATTTTTTCTATTTTCTCTTGAGCGTAGTTCCCTAAATTACCTGTATCTAAAGCTTTTTCTATTCCGATAAAACTACTTTTAACTT
Above is a genomic segment from Nostoc sp. MS1 containing:
- a CDS encoding YidH family protein: MSKQNKYFLRARVSNPWQIIWKDICRYSAVLGRKASLIIRELLMLLKPKNTEELEEKKKAARLNPSRVRDHLANERTYLAWMRTGIALLGFGVVIVRLRAFQPPLVPRPGNGWKLGLVFSLVGLLTVWLSTGHYFTVRRDIEEDTYEPADRWIILFSLAVMLLGAGVVYFVFTSPLDPLSPVIPE
- a CDS encoding type II toxin-antitoxin system ParD family antitoxin; this translates as MNIHIRPELEKIIQAQIATGRYDTAENVISKALKLLLEWDKGYQEWVNETKEKVDIAIKQLDRGEGIDGEVVIEQLRNKLRQARETQG
- a CDS encoding efflux RND transporter periplasmic adaptor subunit — protein: MSSPEPQTDFQDSIPQVSRELPPKQQRWPWLLLAAILILGGGAAIAWRLLTPASPPPNANAQPPGVRVKTSPIQVGTIEESTDFVATLESRRSVTLQPRVQGQVSQIFVRSGDAIASGAAVIQIDPRQQQAAVTGNNAATQAAQAELLNAQATLKSLEAERLSNVADVQLNQQDYDRYTSLADQGAVSRQTKEQYANRLATAKANLNAIESRIQAQRATIAQAQKSIQQAQANTEQQQVQLQYYRITAPFEGTVGNIPVKIGDFVNTSTPLLTITQNRPLEVNISVPLERGPQLRQGMPVEIMNTQGQVIGNSRVFFIAPNASNDTQSILVKALYNNTNGQLRADQLVRARIIWSQRTGVLVPTTAVTRIAGETFVYVTQTEKSPQGNSQLVARQKRVQLGDIRGNNYQVISGLQPNDTIITSGLLNLRDGVPIVPES
- a CDS encoding LysR substrate-binding domain-containing protein, whose amino-acid sequence is MAGMTLEQLKIFLAVAEHLHFTRAAEELYITQPAVSAAIHNLEQEYGVKLFHRIGRHIEIAEAGKLLQIEAKKILDQVRLTERGLRELNNLQRGELKLGSSLTIGNYWLPSKISEFKSKYPGITVNCTLANAETISVGTAMGQFDLGLVEGDVKAELQNNLEYEIIGSDRLQIVVGKNHPWFEKQEIEIGELTQTPWVMREPGSGTQQRFEEALQNWGINLSELNVILVFNSGEMTKAAIESGVGAIGISELMVQKEIQLGTLRAIRVIDDRNEKNINAQIIRPFYKLKHRQRFQTGLSKVFEEMLLQEVGSGGR
- a CDS encoding sigma-70 family RNA polymerase sigma factor, with protein sequence MVEFDEQLRCLVTQACGHPPGSPQRQKLLTQIIRLTSRKLWRENTSYYQDALQQTWLYFCRNVCEGLTGQKYDPTYGSVITWLNAYLKRRLQDFYLNQNKEQATTVPLRVRQSKSGDSSEVIDPVENLAAAPEAPPILEELETWVNTDSSGELRGTHVKGRPDVNCQVLILKRLPPEVSWKDLSEQFGLPIPTLSSFYQRQCLPRLKKFAESEGLI